From Thermodesulfobacteriota bacterium, the proteins below share one genomic window:
- a CDS encoding PIN domain-containing protein encodes MAAELFVDTGAWVALADEDDRHHARAANALPQLLKDHRRLVTTNLVVAECYILLRLELGHGPATAFLTHLHASPRIETVYATPDLHGEAEEILRRYDDQDFSLTDAVSFALMRQRGISTAFAFDAHFATAGFVCVPPAS; translated from the coding sequence ATGGCGGCCGAGCTCTTCGTGGACACGGGGGCCTGGGTGGCCCTCGCCGACGAAGACGACCGGCACCACGCCCGGGCCGCCAACGCCCTCCCCCAACTCCTCAAGGACCACCGGCGCCTCGTGACCACGAATCTGGTCGTGGCCGAGTGCTACATCCTGTTGCGTCTGGAGCTTGGGCACGGCCCTGCGACCGCGTTCCTAACGCACCTGCACGCCAGCCCGAGGATCGAAACCGTCTATGCGACCCCGGATCTACACGGAGAGGCCGAGGAGATCCTGCGGCGCTATGACGACCAGGACTTCAGCCTGACCGACGCCGTGAGCTTCGCGCTCATGCGCCAGCGAGGGATCTCGACCGCCTTTGCCTTCGACGCCCACTTCGCCACGGCGGGCTTCGTGTGCGTCCCACCGGCCTCCTGA
- a CDS encoding CopG family transcriptional regulator — translation MTGKPLQIYLRPDQDQALRALAARQDKSLAELIRHGVDLVLSEIPPGDDPALNVIGLGRSGRSDLATEHDRHLARAARR, via the coding sequence GTGACCGGCAAGCCGCTCCAAATCTACCTTCGGCCCGACCAGGACCAGGCCCTGCGCGCCCTGGCCGCGCGGCAGGACAAGTCCTTGGCCGAGCTCATCCGCCACGGCGTGGACCTGGTCCTCTCCGAGATCCCGCCCGGCGACGATCCCGCCTTGAACGTGATCGGCCTCGGCCGCTCGGGCCGGTCGGACCTCGCGACGGAGCACGATCGGCACCTGGCGCGGGCCGCGCGGCGCTGA
- a CDS encoding NAD(P)-binding oxidoreductase, translating into MAILVVGASGATGRLLVEQLLHRGEIVKAIVRSPDGLPQPIQNHGRLSAIQASPLTLGDEELAGHVEGCSAVASCLGHNLTWRGIFGHPRRLVTEATRRLCRAIRANQAEAPTKFVLMNTAGNRNRDLPEPLSFGEACLVGLLRRLLPPHADNEEAAEYLRTGIGPQDTAVEWVVVRPDTLTDENRVTAYEVHPSPTRSAIFDPGKTSGVNVAHFMAELIADDDAWRRWKGQMPVIYNKTASRAAQPGSAKVHT; encoded by the coding sequence ATGGCGATCCTTGTGGTGGGCGCGAGCGGGGCAACCGGACGGCTGCTCGTGGAGCAGCTGCTCCACCGTGGAGAAATCGTCAAGGCGATCGTGCGATCGCCCGACGGGCTTCCCCAACCCATCCAGAATCACGGCCGCCTGTCCGCAATCCAGGCAAGCCCCCTGACCCTCGGCGACGAGGAGCTGGCGGGGCACGTCGAGGGGTGTTCGGCGGTGGCTTCGTGCCTGGGGCACAACCTGACTTGGCGGGGCATCTTCGGCCACCCCCGAAGGCTCGTCACCGAGGCCACCCGCCGACTGTGCCGCGCCATCCGGGCAAACCAGGCAGAGGCGCCAACCAAATTCGTCCTCATGAACACGGCCGGCAACCGGAATCGGGACCTGCCCGAACCCCTCTCGTTCGGGGAAGCCTGCCTGGTCGGGCTCCTTCGCAGGCTGCTGCCTCCCCACGCGGACAACGAGGAGGCCGCGGAGTACCTGCGAACGGGCATCGGCCCGCAGGACACGGCCGTCGAGTGGGTCGTGGTTCGGCCCGACACCTTGACGGATGAGAACCGGGTCACCGCGTACGAGGTACATCCGTCGCCGACCCGCAGCGCCATCTTCGACCCCGGCAAGACGAGCGGCGTGAACGTGGCCCACTTCATGGCCGAGCTCATTGCCGACGACGACGCCTGGCGCAGGTGGAAGGGGCAGATGCCCGTGATCTACAACAAGACGGCATCGCGAGCCGCTCAGCCGGGCAGCGCCAAAGTCCACACCTGA
- a CDS encoding amidohydrolase, translated as MTNARVATAELLLTNGKIATLTPGSPEASALAVRDGRFLAVGSEAEVLGHRGPETRVIDLGGRRVIPGLNDSHMHVIRGGLSYNLELRWDGVPSLADGLRMLQEQARRTPPGQWVRVIGGWSEFQFAERRMPTLEEVNAVSPDTPVFLLHLYCRGLLNKAALRACGYTRDTPDPPGGEIQRDASGNPTGLLIARPNAGILYATVGKQPKLPPEHQRNSSCHFLRELNRLGLTSLVDAGGGSQIYPDDYAIVEELHRRGELTVRMAYNIFTQKPREEREDFLRCMKLTAPGAGDDFYRCNGAGEMLVYSAADFEDFLEPRPDLSPRMEKDLKEVVSVLAAHGWPFRLHATYDESISRMLDVFEEVSREIPFREGSWFFDHCETISDRSLERVKALGGGIAIQNRMAFQGEYFLARYGAKAAERTPPVRRMLALGIPVGAGTDATRVSSYNPWLSLYWLVAGKTAGGAVLYPEANRLGREEALRLYTQGSSWFSGESGKKGAIAPGQLADLAVLTEDYFSVPEERIKGLESVLTIVGGRVVYGAGEFRNHGPAPLPVLPEWSPVKVYGGYGAPLDTRKAARAGIPVPSHRHSTTCQSHGCGHAAHRLPNGLRAGAPRYGDFWGLGCDCFAF; from the coding sequence ATGACGAACGCGCGCGTTGCGACCGCCGAACTCCTCCTCACCAACGGCAAGATCGCCACCCTCACCCCCGGCAGCCCGGAGGCCTCGGCACTGGCCGTCCGGGACGGCCGGTTCCTGGCCGTGGGCTCCGAGGCCGAGGTCCTGGGCCACCGGGGGCCCGAGACCCGGGTCATCGACCTCGGGGGCCGCAGGGTCATTCCCGGCCTCAACGACTCCCACATGCACGTGATCCGCGGGGGCCTCTCCTACAACCTGGAGCTTCGGTGGGACGGCGTGCCCTCCCTCGCCGACGGCCTGCGCATGCTCCAGGAGCAGGCCCGGCGCACGCCCCCGGGCCAGTGGGTGCGGGTCATCGGCGGGTGGAGCGAGTTCCAGTTCGCCGAGCGGCGCATGCCCACCCTGGAGGAGGTCAACGCGGTCTCCCCCGACACGCCGGTCTTCCTCCTCCACCTCTACTGCCGGGGCCTCCTGAACAAGGCGGCGCTACGGGCCTGCGGCTACACCCGGGACACGCCGGACCCTCCCGGGGGCGAGATCCAGCGCGACGCCAGCGGCAACCCCACGGGGCTCCTCATCGCCCGCCCCAACGCCGGCATCCTCTACGCCACCGTGGGCAAGCAGCCCAAGCTCCCCCCCGAGCACCAGAGGAACTCGTCTTGCCACTTCCTGCGCGAGCTCAACCGCCTGGGCCTCACGAGCCTGGTGGACGCGGGCGGTGGCTCGCAGATCTACCCCGACGACTACGCCATCGTGGAGGAGCTCCACCGGCGCGGGGAGCTCACCGTGCGCATGGCTTACAACATCTTCACCCAGAAGCCCCGGGAGGAGCGGGAGGACTTTCTGCGCTGCATGAAGCTCACCGCGCCCGGCGCCGGGGACGACTTCTACCGCTGCAACGGCGCGGGCGAGATGCTCGTCTACTCGGCGGCCGACTTCGAGGACTTCCTGGAGCCCCGCCCCGATCTGTCGCCCCGCATGGAGAAGGATCTGAAGGAGGTCGTCTCGGTGCTCGCGGCCCACGGCTGGCCCTTTCGCCTGCACGCCACCTACGACGAGAGCATCTCCCGCATGCTCGACGTCTTTGAAGAGGTGAGCCGGGAGATCCCCTTCCGGGAAGGGAGCTGGTTCTTCGACCACTGCGAGACCATCTCCGACCGGAGCCTGGAGCGCGTCAAGGCCCTGGGGGGCGGCATCGCCATCCAGAACCGCATGGCCTTCCAGGGGGAGTACTTCCTCGCCCGCTACGGGGCGAAGGCGGCGGAGCGCACGCCCCCGGTGCGCCGCATGCTCGCGCTGGGCATCCCCGTGGGGGCGGGCACCGACGCGACCCGGGTTTCCAGCTACAACCCCTGGCTCTCCCTCTACTGGCTCGTCGCGGGCAAGACCGCCGGGGGCGCCGTGCTCTACCCCGAGGCGAACCGGCTCGGCCGGGAAGAGGCCCTGCGGCTCTACACCCAGGGCAGCAGCTGGTTCTCCGGCGAGAGCGGCAAGAAGGGCGCCATCGCCCCGGGCCAGCTCGCGGATCTCGCCGTGCTTACCGAGGACTACTTCTCAGTGCCGGAGGAGAGGATCAAGGGGCTCGAGTCGGTCCTGACGATCGTCGGCGGCAGGGTCGTCTACGGCGCCGGGGAGTTTCGCAACCACGGCCCGGCCCCGCTCCCCGTGCTCCCGGAGTGGTCCCCCGTCAAGGTGTACGGGGGCTACGGGGCGCCCCTGGACACCCGCAAGGCCGCCCGGGCGGGCATCCCGGTTCCCAGCCACCGGCACTCCACCACGTGCCAGTCCCACGGCTGCGGGCACGCCGCCCACCGGCTGCCAAACGGCCTTCGGGCCGGAGCCCCCCGCTACGGCGATTTCTGGGGGCTGGGCTGCGACTGCTTCGCCTTTTGA
- a CDS encoding MFS transporter, protein MTSPGGAEAAANPPGPSRPSGPSPLRRPVFRALWAATIVSNVGTWMNDVAAAWVMTSLTPDPMMVALVQAATTAPMFLLALPAGALADIVDRRRYLLAVQAAAMAAAAALAAAAYLGALTPAVLLLFVFSLGVTAALTAPAWQATTPELVPREELGAAVALNSAAVNVSRSIGPALGGAVLAAAGAVPAFALNALSFVGVLGVLSWWRRPPREGPLPAERFVGALGAGLRYVRGSPPLRAVLVRAGGFFLFASATMALLPVLARVELGQGPGGYGTLLALLGLGALGGAGFLPRLRGCLPADTLVAAASLVFAACTLALGLAGSFPAACGAALVAGAAWIAVLSSLNVAAQRAVPHWVRARALSVYLAVFFGSMAAGSALWGAVASRFGTPEALAAAAAGLAGGVLATRGFRLAEEEPDLSPSGHWGEPAVAGEPGWERGPVLVTTEYRVAPERAAEFARAMAELRRMRRREGALSWSLVQDAADPSRFVELFLVDSWLGHLRQHERVTVADRAVQERAAAFHLGGEPPAVSHFLAVSLPRGAEGAEPKGALR, encoded by the coding sequence CGAGCCCCGGCGGGGCCGAGGCTGCGGCGAACCCTCCGGGCCCTTCGAGGCCGTCGGGCCCGTCCCCCCTGCGGCGGCCGGTGTTTCGGGCGCTGTGGGCGGCGACCATCGTCTCCAACGTCGGCACCTGGATGAACGACGTGGCGGCGGCGTGGGTGATGACCTCCCTTACGCCCGACCCGATGATGGTCGCCCTCGTCCAGGCGGCGACCACGGCGCCCATGTTCCTCCTGGCCCTTCCTGCGGGCGCCCTGGCCGACATCGTGGACCGTCGGCGCTACCTCCTGGCCGTCCAGGCCGCCGCCATGGCGGCCGCGGCGGCCCTGGCCGCGGCCGCCTACCTCGGGGCCCTGACGCCGGCGGTGCTGCTGCTGTTCGTCTTCAGCCTGGGCGTCACGGCGGCGCTCACGGCCCCGGCCTGGCAGGCTACCACCCCCGAGCTCGTTCCGCGGGAGGAGCTCGGGGCGGCCGTCGCCCTGAACAGCGCCGCCGTCAACGTCTCCCGGTCCATCGGGCCGGCCCTGGGCGGGGCAGTGCTCGCCGCCGCCGGTGCCGTTCCCGCCTTCGCCCTCAATGCCCTGTCCTTCGTGGGCGTCCTCGGCGTTCTCTCTTGGTGGCGGCGGCCCCCAAGGGAAGGCCCCCTGCCCGCGGAGCGGTTCGTCGGGGCCCTGGGCGCGGGGCTTCGCTACGTGCGCGGCTCGCCGCCGCTTCGCGCCGTGCTGGTGCGGGCGGGCGGGTTCTTTCTCTTTGCCAGCGCCACCATGGCCCTGCTGCCCGTCCTGGCGCGGGTGGAGCTAGGGCAGGGGCCGGGCGGCTACGGGACCCTGCTTGCCCTGCTCGGCCTCGGGGCGCTGGGCGGCGCCGGGTTCCTGCCCCGCCTGCGAGGCTGCCTCCCGGCCGATACCCTGGTGGCGGCCGCGAGCCTCGTCTTCGCGGCGTGCACCCTGGCGCTCGGCCTCGCCGGCAGCTTCCCCGCCGCCTGCGGGGCGGCCCTGGTGGCCGGAGCCGCCTGGATCGCCGTGCTCTCGTCCCTCAACGTGGCCGCCCAGCGGGCGGTGCCCCACTGGGTGCGGGCGAGGGCGCTCTCGGTCTACCTGGCCGTCTTCTTCGGGAGCATGGCCGCCGGGAGCGCCCTGTGGGGCGCCGTGGCCTCGCGGTTCGGGACCCCCGAGGCCCTGGCGGCGGCGGCCGCGGGCCTGGCTGGGGGCGTCCTCGCGACCCGCGGGTTTCGCCTGGCCGAGGAGGAGCCGGACCTCTCGCCGTCGGGCCACTGGGGCGAGCCCGCCGTGGCCGGGGAGCCCGGCTGGGAGCGGGGGCCGGTCCTGGTGACCACCGAGTACCGGGTAGCGCCCGAGCGGGCCGCGGAGTTCGCCCGGGCCATGGCGGAGCTTCGCCGGATGCGCCGACGGGAGGGGGCGCTCTCCTGGTCCCTCGTCCAGGACGCCGCCGACCCGTCCCGCTTCGTGGAGCTCTTCCTCGTGGACTCCTGGCTGGGGCACCTGCGCCAGCACGAGCGCGTCACCGTGGCCGACCGTGCGGTCCAGGAGCGGGCGGCGGCCTTCCACCTGGGGGGCGAGCCGCCGGCCGTGTCGCACTTCTTGGCCGTATCCCTCCCCCGCGGGGCGGAAGGGGCCGAGCCGAAAGGAGCCCTGAGATGA